A window of the Microbulbifer aggregans genome harbors these coding sequences:
- the rpsK gene encoding 30S ribosomal protein S11, whose translation MAKPKTTVRKKVKKTVVDGIAHIHASFNNTIVTITDRQGNTLSWATAGGSGFRGSRKSTPFAAQVAAERAGNAAQEYGLKNLDVEVKGPGPGRESAVRALNNCGFKITNITDVTPIPHNGCRPPKKRRV comes from the coding sequence ATGGCTAAGCCAAAAACTACTGTTCGCAAAAAGGTCAAAAAGACCGTTGTCGACGGTATTGCCCACATCCACGCATCGTTTAACAACACGATCGTAACGATCACTGATCGTCAGGGTAATACCCTCAGCTGGGCCACTGCTGGTGGTTCCGGTTTCCGCGGCTCTCGTAAGAGCACGCCGTTTGCAGCCCAGGTTGCCGCAGAGCGCGCAGGTAATGCCGCTCAGGAATACGGCCTGAAAAACCTCGATGTCGAAGTTAAGGGCCCTGGCCCCGGTCGCGAATCCGCTGTTCGCGCACTGAACAACTGCGGCTTCAAGATTACCAACATCACCGACGTGACGCCGATCCCACATAATGGTTGTCGTCCGCCCAAGAAACGTCGCGTGTAA